Below is a window of Deltaproteobacteria bacterium DNA.
ATGAAACAGCTCGGTATCGATATGCCAAGGAGTGAACCCGCCTTTAGTGTCGAAGAGGCCAGTAAGATCGCAGCAAAGCTCGGCTACCCTGTTGTCATCCGCCCCGCCTATACCCTCGGGGGGACAGGAGGCGGTCTGGTTTATAATTTGGAAGATCTTCGTACTGTTGCCAGCCGGGGCATATCGGCAAGCCTTGTAGGGCAGATACTTATTGAAGAATCGGTCCTCGGGTGGGAGGAGTTGGAACTCGAGGTGGTGCGTGACGCAAAAAACCAGATGATCACCGTCTGTTTTATTGAAAATGTCGATGCCATGGGCGTTCACACGGGCGATTCTTATTGCACAGCTCCCATGATCACCATTGACGCAAAACTCCAGAAGCGTCTTCAAAAACACTCCTACGATATTGTTGAGGCCATACAGGTGATTGGCGGAACAAATATCCAGTTCGCCCATAATCCTGAAACCGGACAGGTAGTGGTCATCGAAATCAACCCCAGGACCTCCCGATCTTCCGCGCTTGCCTCAAAGGCCACAGGATTCCCCATCGCCCTCATTTCCTCAATGTTGGCCGCGGGGCTTACCCTCGATGAAATACCCTACTGGAAGGAAGGTACGCTTGACAAATACACTCCTTCCGGAGACTACGTGGTGGTTAAATTCTCCCGGTGGGATTTTGAAAAATTTCCGGGCTCTGAGGACAAGCTGGGCACTCAGATGAGGGCGGTAGGCGAGGTTATGAGCATCGGAAAGAACTACAAGGAAGCCTTTCAAAAGTCTATCCGGTCTTTGGAGAAAGGTCGATACGGCCTCGGTTTCGTTAAAGATTTTTACAGCCGGACACTCGATGAACTGATGGATCTCCTGGCCGAACCGTCAAGCGAGCGGCAGTTTATCATGTATGAGGCACTGAGAAAAGGCGCCTCTGTAGAGGATCTCTATAAAAAAACCTACATCAAACCCTGGTTCATCGGGCAAATGAAGGAACTGGTGGAACTTGAAGAAAAAATTCTCACGTTCAAAGGAAAAACGCTGCCGGATAACCTCTTTATTACGGCAAAGAAGGATGGGTTTTCTGACCGGTACATCGCGCAAATCCTCGGCATTCCTGAGGTGGAGCTTCGAAAACACCGTCTGGCTCTTGGCATGCAGCAGAGCTGGGAACCTGTCCCCGTTAGTGGAGTTGAAGACGCCGCTTACTATTTTTCGACATACAATGCCCCGGATATGGTCGGTATAAGTAACAGACGGAAGGTTATGGTTCTTGGCGGAGGACCGAATCGTATCGGCCAGGGAATTGAGTTTGATTACTGCTGTGTCCACGCGGCCTTTGCCCTTCGTGACAAGGGGTTTGAATCGATTATGGTCAACTGCAATCCGGAAACTGTTTCCACGGATTATGACACATCCGATAAGCTCTATTTCGAACCCCTCACGGTAGAGGATGTGTTGAGTATCTACGAAAAAGAAAAACCAGAGGGCGTCATCGTCCAGTTCGGTGGCCAGACACCGCTCAACATCGCCAATGAGCTGGCCCAGGCAGGGGTGCGGATCATCGGTACATCGCCCGAGACAATAGACCTGGCCGAAGACCGCGATCAGTTCCGCCAGATGATGAAGAAACTCGGTATCCCCATGCCTGAATCAGGTATGGCAAGCACGCTGAAAGAGGCTATTGAGATTGCCGGCAGGATCGGCTACCCGCTGATAGTAAGACCTTCCTACGTCCTCGGAGGTCGGGGTATGGAAGTGGTTCATGATGAGGAAATGCTGAAGCAGTATGTGGCTGCGGCCGTTGGAGTGACACCGGAAAGGCCCATTCTGATCGATAAGTTCCTTGAAAATGCGATCGAGGCGGAAGCGGATGCCATTTCCGACGGAATAGATGCCTTTGTCCCCGCCGTGATGGAGCATATAGAGCTTGCCGGCATTCACTCAGGAGATTCCGCATGTGTTATTCCACCTATAAGCATCCCGGCGAGACATATAGATACAATCTGCGAATATACCCGGAGGATAGCTATAGAATTTAATGTTATCGGCCTTATGAACATCCAGTATGCCATAGCAAATGACATCGTTTACATCCTTGAAGCCAATCCGCGCGCGTCACGAACGGTGCCGCTGGTTTCGAAGGTATGCAACATCCCGATGGCACGCATTGCCACCCAGATCATGTTAGGGGGGAAAATTGCAGATCTCAATCTCAAACCAAAATCATTCCCCCATTTCGGTGTGAAAGAATCCGTATTCCCCTTCAACATGTTTCAGGAGGTTGACCCGATTTTGGGGCCTGAAATGCGCTCAACCGGGGAAGTCCTGGGACTGGCTGATTCGTTTGGCCTCGCCTTTTACAAGGCCCAGGAGGCAGCCCAGCAGTTACTTCCCGGCGAAGGAACTGTTCTCATAACGACAACCGACAGGGACAAAAGCGGAGTCCTTGAAGTTGCGCGGGAGTTTAAGAAACTCGGTTTCCATATTAAGGCTACTGAGGGAACCCACAGGTTCCTTCTTCAGCACGGCGTTCCCGCAGATCCGATCCTCAAGATGCACGAAGGCCGACCTAACATTGTCGATGGAATCAAGAACAAAGAAATTCAACTGATCATCAATACACCGAGCGGGAGGCTCAGCAAGCACGACGACTCGTACATACGCAAGGCCGCAATCAAATATAAAGTGCCCTATATCACTACTATTGCAGCGGCTGCCGCTGCCGCAAAGGGTATTGTGGCATTCAGGAGGGGACACGGAAGGGCGAAGTCACTGCAAGATTATCATAAAGCCATTCGTTGAGGAAAAAACATAATAATTTAGTTGCGCTTTTCATTCAGATCGCATATAAGGAAAAAATAATAGCATTAAGGGATGATCTGTTCTCAACAATGCACAATGCATTAAAGACCCTGAATGTCAGTAAGGAGCGTGGTTTAATATAAGAAACAGCAAAGGGTAGTATACGGCAACGATAATTTCTCGTCAGTGCAATGCCGTACTGCCCTTTTTTGTTTTTTATACAACTCAATATAGATAAAGAGCTTTGATTCCGTATTTAATAAAATAATAACAAGAAAGGACGGGTTGTTTTGGAAGTAAAAGTATACGATAATGATATAGAAAAGGCCTTAAAAATCCTCAAGAACAAACTATCAAAAAGCGGGTTGTTCAAGGAACTCAAATTACGCAGAGCCTATGAAAAACCTTCAGTGAAGAAGAAGCGGAAAGCAATCGAGGCGCGAAGACGTTACGCAAAGGTTCAGCGGCGCAGAAGCTACTGAAAAAATATTTTTAACACAATAAAATCATGATCAGCAACGATGGGGGCTCCTTGTCTGACCTTGCAGGAGACCCGGAAGGTACTGACTATGGATGAAAGACAATACCTGGTTGATGCTCTATCCATCGAGGAGTCCTGGCGGATATTTCGCATCATGGCCGAATTTGTGGATGCCATTGAAAGCCTCTCCCAATTGAAACACGCTGTCACTATTTTCGGATCGGCAAGGGTACGTCCTGACGATCCATACTACGAAAAGTCAGAGTACCTTGCCAGGAGGCTTGCCGAGAATGGCTTCAGCGTAATTACAGGAGGAGGCCCCGGAATCATGGAAGCGGCCAATAAGGGGGCGGCGGCGGCAGGGGGCAAATCGGTAGGAATGAATATCCGTCTCCCCTATGAGCAGAAACCGAACCCATATGCCAACATTGTCATCGAGTATAAATATTTTTTCATCCGTAAGGTGATGTTTATTAAATATGCTGTAGCCTATGTGATCCTGCCGGGGGGCTTCGGAACCATGGATGAGCTCTTTGAGGCTCTGACCTTGATTCAGACAAAAAGAATAAAGGGCTTTCCCGTAATTTTGATGGGGAGCGAGTACTGGCAAGGCTTAGTTGACTGGTTAAAAAACACCATGCTTCAAAACGACAAAATTACACCGGGTGATCTCGATATTATCCAGGTCATTGACGATCCCGACGAAGTAGTCAAGCATATTAAAAAATTTGTCATTCTCTAAAACTCTGTATCGACTCATCTGATACTCAACAATCACGACACAATTAAAAGTTCAAAGCACCACAGGCAGCACAATGGATTTCGAAAAGGTACTGACGGATATTAAAAAAGGGAAAGGAGACCCTTCTTCCTGTTATCTCCTGTATGGTGAAGAAGAATATCTCGTCAAGGATGCCCTGAATAGACTCATAGCGATTATCCTACCCACAGGCGACAGAGATCTGAATCTCTTTTTTATGGATGGAGAAAACGAAGACATAGACAGCCTGTGCGAAACCATACTGACGCCCCCCCTCATTCCCGGAAAAAAGGTTGTAGTAGTAAGGAATACCCGCCTTTTTCAATCCAGAAGTATCCTGCCCGAAATAACACAAAAAATTCGCCATCATTTTGAAAACGATCCCGACATGGCAGCAAAGTACTTCATGCAATTACTGAAGATCACGGGCTGGAACCTCGATGATCTCAGGGACGGAGGATGGAAAAAAATAACAGACGACGACTGGCAGAGAACTGTTGAAGGAGACAGCGGACATGATCGGGAAACCTGGATTCCGGGATTAATCGAGATTTGTGTAAGCCGCGGAATGGATGTGAGACAACGCAGGGATGACAAGGAGCGCATCGAAGATGTTCTAAAAAGCGGCATCCCGGAAGGAAATCACCTGATCATGACCGCAGAGGCGGTGGACAAAAGAAAGAGGCTTTTCAAGATCATATCGGAAAATGGAATAATCCTTCACTTTTCCCAGGTTAAGGGAGAAATGAAACAGAAAAATGTCTTGATGGAAACGGCCAAGGATATTTTAGCGAAAAGCGGTAAAAAAATGACGCCGGGTGCCTGGATTGCAATCGGCAGAAAAACCGGCTTTACCCTCACCGATTCCATGGGAGCCCTCGAAATGTTAATTACCTACACGGGCGAGCGGATGTTGATTGAGGAGTCGGATGTCGAAGAGGTAGTCGGAAAAACAAAAGAAGATACGGTATTCGATTTAACAAGGGCACTCGTTGATAAAGATCTGAACACGGTCCTCTTGAACATGAAAGATCTTTTTGATCAGGGTGTCAACCATCTGTTAATACTGTCGATGATAGCGAGGGAAATAAGATTTCTCCTCCATGCCAAGATATTTATCAGTTCGGGCACAATTAACTCCTTTCATGCGAAAATGGAATACGACATGTTCCAGAAGACCGTTTATCCGATCATTCATGAATGGATAAACCATACAGGAAAAAAGGGGGGGAAAGGGGATCTTGGTAGCCAGCATCCCTATGTTATCTATAATTCTCTAAAAAATTCGTATCGATTCTCGTATGAGCATCTGGTAAAATACCTTGAAGACCTCGTCGATATGGACATTGCCTTCAAAACAACAGCGAAAGATCCGAAGATTCTGCTGGAACGATTCATCGTGAATATCTGCACATCTAATCATTGAAAGAGGAACTCCTCACTGATAAAAAGCTTTTATAACTCTATGAATACTCTGTGCTACAGACTTTTATAGCTTCCGTATCCTTACTATTGCCGCCTTTTTCTTCCGGGTAAGCCGCCGTGATGGTCCTTTCTTTTTTATACCTGCCCTTGTTTCGTCATCCTCTTCTTTATCATATCTTCCTTCAGTATGGGGGTGTGGATCAGGCATACCGGTTTTCACCTTGCTGATCAGCTCCTCGAATGCCTGGGAAGATATCGCAGTTCCCCCTCTACGGCTGACAAAATCAGCAATATCCC
It encodes the following:
- the carB gene encoding carbamoyl-phosphate synthase large subunit, producing the protein MPRRNDINKVMIIGSGPIVIGQACEFDYSGTQACKALRKLGYEIVLVNSNPATIMTDPGTADVTYVEPLNLQTLTEIIENERPDAILPNLGGQTGLNLTSELARAGILEKYSVKVIGVQVDAIERGEDRIAFKETMKQLGIDMPRSEPAFSVEEASKIAAKLGYPVVIRPAYTLGGTGGGLVYNLEDLRTVASRGISASLVGQILIEESVLGWEELELEVVRDAKNQMITVCFIENVDAMGVHTGDSYCTAPMITIDAKLQKRLQKHSYDIVEAIQVIGGTNIQFAHNPETGQVVVIEINPRTSRSSALASKATGFPIALISSMLAAGLTLDEIPYWKEGTLDKYTPSGDYVVVKFSRWDFEKFPGSEDKLGTQMRAVGEVMSIGKNYKEAFQKSIRSLEKGRYGLGFVKDFYSRTLDELMDLLAEPSSERQFIMYEALRKGASVEDLYKKTYIKPWFIGQMKELVELEEKILTFKGKTLPDNLFITAKKDGFSDRYIAQILGIPEVELRKHRLALGMQQSWEPVPVSGVEDAAYYFSTYNAPDMVGISNRRKVMVLGGGPNRIGQGIEFDYCCVHAAFALRDKGFESIMVNCNPETVSTDYDTSDKLYFEPLTVEDVLSIYEKEKPEGVIVQFGGQTPLNIANELAQAGVRIIGTSPETIDLAEDRDQFRQMMKKLGIPMPESGMASTLKEAIEIAGRIGYPLIVRPSYVLGGRGMEVVHDEEMLKQYVAAAVGVTPERPILIDKFLENAIEAEADAISDGIDAFVPAVMEHIELAGIHSGDSACVIPPISIPARHIDTICEYTRRIAIEFNVIGLMNIQYAIANDIVYILEANPRASRTVPLVSKVCNIPMARIATQIMLGGKIADLNLKPKSFPHFGVKESVFPFNMFQEVDPILGPEMRSTGEVLGLADSFGLAFYKAQEAAQQLLPGEGTVLITTTDRDKSGVLEVAREFKKLGFHIKATEGTHRFLLQHGVPADPILKMHEGRPNIVDGIKNKEIQLIINTPSGRLSKHDDSYIRKAAIKYKVPYITTIAAAAAAAKGIVAFRRGHGRAKSLQDYHKAIR
- the rpsU gene encoding 30S ribosomal protein S21, giving the protein MEVKVYDNDIEKALKILKNKLSKSGLFKELKLRRAYEKPSVKKKRKAIEARRRYAKVQRRRSY
- a CDS encoding TIGR00730 family Rossman fold protein, with the protein product MDERQYLVDALSIEESWRIFRIMAEFVDAIESLSQLKHAVTIFGSARVRPDDPYYEKSEYLARRLAENGFSVITGGGPGIMEAANKGAAAAGGKSVGMNIRLPYEQKPNPYANIVIEYKYFFIRKVMFIKYAVAYVILPGGFGTMDELFEALTLIQTKRIKGFPVILMGSEYWQGLVDWLKNTMLQNDKITPGDLDIIQVIDDPDEVVKHIKKFVIL
- the holA gene encoding DNA polymerase III subunit delta — its product is MDFEKVLTDIKKGKGDPSSCYLLYGEEEYLVKDALNRLIAIILPTGDRDLNLFFMDGENEDIDSLCETILTPPLIPGKKVVVVRNTRLFQSRSILPEITQKIRHHFENDPDMAAKYFMQLLKITGWNLDDLRDGGWKKITDDDWQRTVEGDSGHDRETWIPGLIEICVSRGMDVRQRRDDKERIEDVLKSGIPEGNHLIMTAEAVDKRKRLFKIISENGIILHFSQVKGEMKQKNVLMETAKDILAKSGKKMTPGAWIAIGRKTGFTLTDSMGALEMLITYTGERMLIEESDVEEVVGKTKEDTVFDLTRALVDKDLNTVLLNMKDLFDQGVNHLLILSMIAREIRFLLHAKIFISSGTINSFHAKMEYDMFQKTVYPIIHEWINHTGKKGGKGDLGSQHPYVIYNSLKNSYRFSYEHLVKYLEDLVDMDIAFKTTAKDPKILLERFIVNICTSNH